The Yoonia sp. SS1-5 genome contains a region encoding:
- a CDS encoding ABC transporter permease subunit, with protein sequence MFSFCTDPSILEGYQWLSCYLTTGKHMSMYWAVGTVLLLLAITAPTALAFGFGGAAAARSHIPPLRWFGKTYISIVRGIPDIAFFLFFVIALDQAFEYLRHQVKCPDWSEPIRQGSDFVVCAAAKLPLGNAPQWVHEVYGFSLAILTFAIVFGAFAANVLFGAMQAVPKGQLETAEAYGMSRRQTFWRVLVPQMWVYALPGLSNLWMVLIKATPLLFLLGVEDIVYWARELGGAKQPQFTDYPHPDWRMWYFLALLIFYLCFTKLSEVVLAKIMARLTHGQATAAGEAQRRAAA encoded by the coding sequence ATGTTCAGTTTCTGCACAGACCCCAGCATACTTGAAGGCTACCAATGGCTAAGCTGCTACCTGACCACAGGCAAGCACATGTCGATGTATTGGGCGGTCGGCACCGTGCTGTTGTTGCTGGCGATCACCGCACCAACCGCTTTGGCGTTCGGGTTTGGCGGGGCCGCGGCCGCTCGCAGTCATATCCCGCCACTGCGGTGGTTCGGGAAAACCTATATCTCGATTGTGCGCGGGATTCCGGATATTGCGTTCTTTTTGTTTTTCGTCATCGCGCTTGATCAGGCCTTTGAATATCTGCGCCATCAGGTGAAATGCCCCGACTGGTCTGAACCGATCCGGCAAGGCAGCGACTTTGTCGTCTGTGCGGCGGCCAAATTGCCATTGGGCAACGCGCCGCAATGGGTGCATGAGGTTTACGGGTTTTCGCTGGCCATTCTGACATTTGCCATCGTCTTTGGGGCCTTTGCCGCCAACGTCCTGTTTGGCGCCATGCAGGCCGTGCCCAAAGGGCAGCTTGAAACGGCCGAGGCTTACGGCATGTCACGCCGGCAAACCTTCTGGCGCGTTCTGGTGCCGCAAATGTGGGTTTACGCCCTGCCCGGCCTGTCCAATCTGTGGATGGTCCTGATCAAGGCGACGCCCCTGCTGTTTCTGCTGGGGGTCGAAGATATCGTCTACTGGGCCCGCGAACTGGGCGGCGCGAAGCAGCCGCAATTCACCGACTATCCGCATCCAGACTGGCGTATGTGGTACTTTCTGGCGCTGCTGATTTTCTATCTGTGCTTCACCAAACTGTCCGAGGTGGTGCTGGCCAAAATCATGGCGCGCCTGACCCATGGTCAGGCGACCGCAGCGGGCGAAGCCCAGCGCAGGGCAGCCGCATGA
- a CDS encoding amino acid ABC transporter ATP-binding protein, with protein MTDPAPVIEIRDLHKSYGALEVLKGVDIVAPAGHVVSLIGSSGSGKSTLLRCANLLEDSQQGDVLFCGEPVSWKGAGLNRRPGDHAQMIRIRTNLSMVFQQFNLWAHMTILQNVMEAPVTVLKRDRAEVEDKARTYLDKVGIGDKCGAYPAQLSGGQQQRAAIARALCMEPKALLFDEPTSALDPELEQEVVRVIKDLAAEGRTMIIVTHDMRLAADVSDHVVFLHQGKIAEEGPPDAVFGHPKTERLRGFLSATQ; from the coding sequence GTGACCGACCCTGCGCCTGTGATCGAAATCCGCGACCTGCATAAGTCTTACGGGGCTTTGGAGGTGTTGAAAGGCGTGGATATCGTGGCCCCTGCCGGCCATGTTGTCAGTCTGATTGGATCGTCAGGATCGGGCAAATCAACCCTGTTGCGCTGCGCCAATCTGTTGGAAGACAGCCAGCAGGGCGATGTGCTGTTCTGCGGCGAGCCGGTCAGCTGGAAAGGCGCGGGGCTAAACAGGCGCCCCGGTGATCATGCGCAAATGATCCGCATCCGCACCAACCTGTCGATGGTGTTTCAGCAGTTCAATCTCTGGGCGCATATGACGATTTTGCAAAACGTGATGGAGGCGCCAGTTACCGTGCTGAAACGCGACAGGGCAGAGGTTGAGGACAAGGCCCGCACCTATCTGGACAAGGTCGGGATCGGGGATAAATGCGGCGCGTATCCCGCGCAGCTGTCCGGCGGCCAGCAACAGCGCGCGGCCATTGCCCGCGCGCTATGCATGGAACCCAAGGCGCTGCTTTTCGACGAACCGACCAGCGCGCTGGACCCTGAACTGGAACAGGAAGTTGTCAGAGTGATCAAGGATTTGGCCGCCGAAGGCCGCACCATGATCATCGTGACCCATGATATGCGGCTGGCCGCAGATGTCAGCGATCATGTTGTCTTTCTACACCAGGGCAAAATCGCCGAAGAGGGCCCGCCTGACGCCGTTTTCGGACATCCGAAAACCGAACGACTGCGCGGATTTCTATCCGCCACACAATAA
- a CDS encoding transporter substrate-binding domain-containing protein yields MKNLILSTAALALLGSMAMADGHAVVRLGTEGAYPPYNFINDAGEVDGFERQVGDEICARAELTCEWVTNEWDSIIPNLVSGNYDVIIAGMSITDERDEVIDFSEAYTQPDPSAYLAASTDVDLANGVIAAQTGTIQAAFVAASGATLLEFATPDETVAAVKAGEVDAVLADKSFLAPIAEADGEVVLLEQEELIGGGVGLGVRESDGELREKLNAAIVSMKEDGSLNALIAEWGVGAQF; encoded by the coding sequence ATGAAAAACCTGATCCTTTCCACTGCAGCACTTGCGCTGCTGGGCTCCATGGCAATGGCTGACGGCCATGCCGTTGTGCGCCTTGGCACCGAAGGCGCCTACCCTCCGTATAACTTCATCAACGATGCGGGCGAAGTTGACGGGTTCGAGCGGCAGGTCGGCGACGAGATTTGCGCACGGGCCGAGCTGACCTGCGAGTGGGTGACAAATGAATGGGACAGCATCATTCCCAACCTTGTCTCGGGCAACTACGATGTGATCATCGCCGGCATGTCCATCACCGATGAGCGTGACGAGGTCATCGACTTTTCCGAAGCCTACACCCAGCCTGACCCATCGGCCTATCTGGCCGCGTCAACCGATGTCGATCTGGCCAATGGCGTGATTGCCGCGCAGACCGGCACAATTCAGGCTGCATTTGTGGCGGCCTCGGGTGCAACCCTTCTGGAATTTGCCACACCGGATGAAACCGTTGCTGCCGTCAAAGCCGGTGAGGTTGATGCGGTTCTGGCTGACAAATCCTTCCTTGCGCCCATCGCCGAAGCCGATGGCGAGGTCGTTTTGCTGGAACAGGAAGAACTGATCGGCGGCGGTGTTGGTCTGGGCGTGCGTGAAAGCGACGGCGAATTGCGCGAAAAGCTGAACGCTGCCATCGTGTCGATGAAAGAAGACGGATCGCTGAACGCCCTGATCGCCGAATGGGGCGTGGGCGCCCAGTTCTGA
- a CDS encoding amino acid ABC transporter permease, which produces MSCWETIIDYGLRSQGIGERLLPRSDFTLCQQFTLIGSGMIWNIYFGIFALCSGFFLATAVAMGKAARHPLIRKPAEWFIFIFRGSPLFIQFFFAYFVFLSLKGVYPVFGPLTSAWAGALLVLFLNTAAYSGEIFYGALQSIPKGDTDAADAYGLSGWPRFRRVIWPTMLRLAWPAYTNEAIFLFHATTLVFFSGFPALQQRGDALYYANYFADKTFNPFIPYPILAGYFILLTLCVIWIFGRVNNRLNRHLPQDRRKRLKLRPQVIR; this is translated from the coding sequence ATGAGCTGCTGGGAGACAATCATAGACTACGGGCTGCGCAGTCAGGGCATCGGCGAACGCCTGTTGCCCCGCAGTGATTTCACCCTTTGCCAGCAATTCACCCTGATCGGGTCGGGAATGATCTGGAATATCTATTTTGGCATTTTCGCCCTGTGCAGCGGCTTCTTTCTTGCGACAGCCGTCGCCATGGGCAAGGCCGCCAGGCACCCTTTGATCCGCAAGCCTGCGGAGTGGTTCATCTTTATCTTCCGGGGTTCGCCGCTCTTTATCCAGTTCTTCTTTGCGTATTTCGTGTTTCTGAGCCTCAAGGGCGTCTATCCGGTTTTCGGCCCGCTTACCTCGGCCTGGGCTGGCGCGCTGCTGGTGTTGTTTCTGAATACGGCCGCCTATTCGGGTGAAATTTTCTACGGCGCGCTTCAATCCATTCCCAAGGGCGACACGGACGCCGCAGATGCCTATGGCCTGTCGGGCTGGCCGCGCTTTCGGCGGGTGATCTGGCCAACCATGCTGCGCCTTGCCTGGCCTGCCTACACGAATGAGGCGATTTTCCTGTTTCACGCGACAACGCTTGTGTTCTTTTCAGGCTTCCCCGCGCTGCAGCAGCGCGGCGATGCGCTATATTATGCCAATTACTTTGCGGATAAGACCTTTAACCCGTTCATCCCCTATCCGATCCTCGCGGGCTATTTCATCCTGCTGACGCTCTGCGTCATCTGGATTTTCGGGCGGGTCAACAACCGCTTGAACAGGCATCTGCCGCAGGATCGGCGCAAACGGCTGAAACTGCGCCCGCAAGTCATCCGCTAG
- a CDS encoding relaxase/mobilization nuclease domain-containing protein, producing MLIKFFPNGKGAGAGPVGYLVAERVLAYDGNRDLIRDADGQAKTVTRDPLPEVLRGNPERTEALIDASRHQWTYRAGVISFADSDDPTEDQQAEVMDGFERLAFAGLDPEQYEVLWARHRHEGRVELHFCIPRLELTTGKSLNIAPPGYQDAYDSLRDMMNQRHGWADPMDVERAQEVRDTVEAPTRAQGRDELHAWIQDQIDMGLIKDRASMAEALTDAGFDLPRTGKAYITARDPVTGERWRLKGEIFHEDWQADPAERETERGARHDPGGTRRLDLVPAQELQDRFEEHCGRRAAYHRERYAPLSDRDSEHVRDAAEIGPPLADDLALADRGDGADGDRLDDGRELFLDGASGALGADGTGPDTDRTARGDLVDPGPIEDTAAHLHDGRETRDLHSDRGGLDDPTDSLGTRLARLRRAVGDGLRGLRERLDRLGDTLDRQDREGAVWLKGLRDLAHSFTSRIHEGLERIAERRGELQDAGRELAAELDLSESSRREVEGQLDSQEAHAERGLRH from the coding sequence GTGCTGATCAAGTTCTTCCCCAATGGCAAAGGCGCGGGCGCGGGGCCGGTCGGGTACCTCGTGGCCGAACGCGTGCTGGCCTATGACGGCAATCGTGACCTGATCCGCGACGCTGACGGCCAGGCCAAGACCGTCACACGCGACCCTCTGCCTGAGGTCCTGCGCGGCAACCCCGAGCGCACCGAAGCCCTGATCGACGCCAGCCGCCACCAATGGACCTACCGCGCGGGCGTGATCAGCTTTGCCGACAGCGACGACCCGACCGAGGACCAACAGGCCGAGGTCATGGACGGGTTCGAGCGTCTGGCCTTCGCGGGGCTGGACCCTGAGCAATATGAGGTGCTCTGGGCCCGCCATCGCCACGAAGGCCGGGTCGAGCTTCACTTCTGCATCCCGCGCCTGGAGCTGACGACAGGCAAGAGCCTGAACATCGCGCCGCCCGGATACCAGGACGCCTATGACAGCCTGCGGGACATGATGAACCAGCGTCATGGCTGGGCCGATCCGATGGATGTGGAGCGCGCTCAGGAGGTGCGCGACACCGTCGAAGCCCCGACCCGCGCCCAAGGCCGAGACGAGCTGCACGCCTGGATACAGGACCAGATCGATATGGGCCTGATCAAGGATCGCGCGTCCATGGCGGAGGCGCTCACCGACGCAGGCTTCGACCTGCCGCGCACCGGCAAGGCCTACATCACCGCCCGCGATCCAGTGACCGGCGAACGCTGGCGACTGAAAGGAGAGATTTTCCATGAAGACTGGCAAGCCGACCCGGCTGAGCGAGAAACTGAACGCGGAGCTCGACACGATCCGGGCGGAACACGTCGCCTTGATCTCGTCCCAGCTCAAGAGCTTCAGGATCGATTTGAAGAACATTGTGGGCGCCGCGCAGCATACCATCGCGAGCGATACGCGCCGCTTTCAGACCGAGACAGCGAGCATGTTCGAGACGCGGCTGAGATCGGTCCGCCTTTGGCTGACGATCTCGCCTTGGCTGATCGCGGCGATGGTGCTGACGGGGATCGCCTTGATGATGGTCGCGAGCTTTTTCTGGACGGTGCATCTGGCGCGCTCGGAGCTGACGGAACTGGGCCTGACACGGATCGAACGGCCCGAGGGGACCTGGTTGATCCTGGACCCATCGAAGACACGGCTGCGCACCTGCACGATGGGCGAGAGACACGTGACCTGCATTCGGATCGAGGAGGATTAGATGACCCAACTGACAGCCTTGGAACGCGACTTGCTCGCCTGCGTCGAGCGGTTGGTGACGGCCTTCGAGGCCTCCGCGAAAGACTTGACCGCCTTGGAGACACGCTCGACCGGCAGGATCGAGAGGGAGCTGTCTGGCTTAAAGGACTGCGTGACCTTGCTCATTCGTTCACAAGCCGCATCCATGAAGGCCTTGAGCGGATTGCTGAACGAAGAGGCGAGCTACAAGACGCTGGACGCGAGCTTGCAGCAGAGCTTGACCTTAGCGAAAGCAGCCGCCGAGAGGTTGAGGGACAGCTAGACAGCCAGGAGGCGCATGCGGAGCGGGGGTTGCGGCATTAG
- a CDS encoding IS481 family transposase, producing the protein MTSIQEKIIKPKLGLLELAKQLGSVSQACKVMGYSRDSFYRFRELYDQGGEEALMDLSRRKPVMKNRVPEHVEKAVIELAIDNPALGQKRASWELQQKGIMVSSSGVRSIWLRNDLETMKKRLKALEARAAQEGILLTEDQLAALEKAKAKKEAHGEIESHHPGYLGSQDTYYVGTMKGVGRIYQQTFVDTYARVAICKLYTEKTAITAADLLNDRVIPFFAEHEISLLRVLTDRGTEYCGKVENHAYQLYLAVEDVDHTRTKANSPQTNGICERFHRTIKDEFYDIAFRKKLYRSVEELQADLDAWLAKYNEQRPHSGRHCYGKTPMQTFRETLHIAVEKTIKTHDQSDSAQPVLSVAS; encoded by the coding sequence ATGACAAGTATTCAAGAGAAGATCATCAAGCCGAAGCTGGGGCTGTTGGAACTGGCCAAACAGCTCGGAAGCGTGTCGCAGGCCTGCAAAGTGATGGGTTATTCGCGGGACAGCTTTTACCGGTTCAGAGAACTTTACGATCAGGGTGGCGAAGAAGCCCTGATGGATCTCAGCCGCCGCAAGCCGGTGATGAAAAACCGCGTGCCAGAACATGTCGAGAAGGCGGTCATCGAACTGGCCATCGACAACCCGGCTCTGGGTCAGAAACGGGCGTCGTGGGAGCTGCAGCAGAAAGGCATCATGGTGTCATCGTCGGGCGTCCGGTCGATCTGGCTGCGTAATGATCTGGAAACCATGAAAAAGCGCCTCAAGGCCCTGGAGGCCCGTGCCGCCCAAGAGGGTATCTTGCTCACCGAGGATCAGTTGGCCGCGCTGGAAAAAGCCAAGGCCAAGAAAGAAGCCCATGGCGAGATCGAGAGCCACCACCCTGGCTATCTGGGCAGCCAGGACACCTATTATGTGGGCACAATGAAGGGCGTCGGACGCATTTATCAACAGACCTTTGTCGATACCTATGCCCGCGTGGCGATCTGCAAGCTCTACACTGAAAAGACGGCAATCACCGCGGCCGACTTGCTGAACGACCGCGTGATCCCGTTCTTTGCAGAGCATGAGATCAGCCTGCTGCGCGTCCTGACAGACCGGGGCACGGAATACTGTGGCAAGGTCGAGAACCACGCCTACCAGCTTTATCTGGCCGTCGAGGACGTGGACCACACCCGAACCAAGGCCAATTCTCCGCAAACAAACGGCATCTGCGAGCGGTTCCATCGCACCATCAAGGATGAGTTCTACGACATCGCATTCCGCAAGAAACTGTATCGGTCAGTCGAAGAGTTGCAGGCCGATCTGGATGCGTGGCTGGCAAAGTACAACGAACAGCGGCCACATTCGGGACGTCACTGCTATGGCAAAACACCTATGCAGACCTTCCGCGAAACGCTACACATCGCTGTCGAGAAGACGATCAAAACGCACGACCAATCGGACAGTGCGCAACCCGTTCTCAGCGTCGCAAGCTGA
- a CDS encoding MipA/OmpV family protein, whose amino-acid sequence MVRKLCLMLALAAPAPLAAQEGGDGVTFRLGVGPKSSPEYFGAEDNALGVAGSFKLERLQFGDLSVGGERTGLGFGGSLRFVKERSADDYSELSGLEDIDPSLELGGGLRFTQPGFEMFANLRYGVIGHESLVGELGGDVIYRPTSQITLSAGPRVLWGSDDYAQTYFGVTDAESGASGLDAFEAGGGILSQGIEAEATYDFNDTWGVTGKIRYDQLRDAAADSPITQSEDQLTGSLLVTRKITLGF is encoded by the coding sequence ATGGTCCGAAAACTCTGCCTGATGCTGGCCCTTGCCGCCCCTGCACCGCTTGCCGCGCAAGAGGGTGGTGATGGCGTGACATTCCGGCTTGGGGTTGGCCCGAAATCATCGCCGGAATATTTCGGCGCCGAAGATAACGCGTTGGGCGTCGCCGGCAGTTTCAAGTTGGAGCGTTTGCAATTCGGTGATCTGAGCGTCGGCGGGGAGCGCACGGGCCTTGGTTTTGGCGGATCATTGCGTTTCGTGAAAGAACGCAGCGCGGATGACTATAGCGAATTGTCCGGTCTGGAAGATATCGACCCGTCGTTGGAGCTTGGCGGTGGTCTTCGTTTTACCCAGCCCGGTTTTGAGATGTTTGCCAATCTGCGCTACGGCGTGATCGGGCACGAATCCCTTGTGGGCGAACTGGGTGGCGACGTCATCTACCGCCCGACCTCGCAAATCACCCTGAGCGCGGGACCACGCGTGTTGTGGGGCAGTGATGACTACGCGCAGACCTATTTTGGCGTGACTGATGCCGAAAGCGGTGCAAGCGGTCTGGACGCGTTCGAGGCTGGCGGCGGTATCCTGAGCCAGGGTATCGAAGCCGAAGCCACCTATGATTTCAACGATACCTGGGGCGTGACGGGCAAAATCCGGTACGACCAGCTACGCGACGCTGCAGCCGACAGCCCGATCACCCAATCCGAGGATCAACTCACCGGCAGCCTGTTGGTGACGCGCAAAATCACACTTGGATTTTAG
- a CDS encoding PhnD/SsuA/transferrin family substrate-binding protein: MIASLPMYARPVNRAAHDLLWELIRDGLRRHGIAAPDRLDHDINYFKSWGRPDLVLGQICNLPYRAVFHDSVTRIGAADHNLPGCPPGYYNSVIVMHQDREPTGATLLRFACNDLLSQSGHVAMRDWAAENGVTLKPPIITGSHHQSVAAIANGTADIASIDANTWIMECADGTAATQCREIGRSAPSPGMTFITRSGEDPAPYFKAISAAIHALPGEARVTLNLRGIVALPDAAYGAPVPDDMQTAPA, encoded by the coding sequence ATGATTGCCAGCCTGCCGATGTATGCGCGCCCCGTAAACCGGGCCGCGCATGACCTGTTGTGGGAACTGATCCGCGACGGCCTGCGCCGGCATGGCATCGCCGCCCCCGACAGGCTTGATCACGACATCAACTATTTCAAAAGCTGGGGCCGCCCCGATCTGGTGCTGGGCCAGATCTGCAACCTGCCCTATCGGGCGGTGTTTCACGACAGTGTCACCCGTATCGGGGCTGCGGACCACAATCTGCCCGGCTGCCCGCCGGGGTATTACAACAGCGTGATTGTGATGCACCAGGACCGCGAACCAACTGGCGCAACACTGCTTCGTTTTGCGTGCAATGATCTGTTGTCGCAATCAGGCCATGTGGCGATGCGAGACTGGGCCGCTGAAAACGGGGTCACCCTGAAACCGCCGATCATCACGGGCAGCCATCACCAGAGTGTTGCAGCAATTGCAAATGGCACGGCCGATATCGCCAGTATTGATGCCAATACATGGATCATGGAATGTGCTGATGGTACCGCCGCAACGCAATGTCGGGAAATCGGCCGCAGCGCCCCCTCGCCCGGCATGACGTTCATCACCCGCAGCGGCGAAGATCCAGCCCCCTATTTCAAAGCAATTTCCGCCGCGATCCACGCCCTGCCGGGTGAGGCGCGCGTAACGCTCAACCTGCGCGGGATCGTCGCCTTGCCGGATGCTGCATATGGGGCGCCTGTGCCGGATGATATGCAAACTGCCCCAGCGTAA
- a CDS encoding FAD-dependent oxidoreductase → MVQTHIVVGAGIIGAATAFQLCKAGQRVIVISAGQADATSAAFGWINASFFINEDHHVLRVAGLAAWRRAMSDLPLSVDWQGCLCWDLPDAQMHKTYARLRAFNYPVELYDAAQIAALVPALRNGPGRALFFPREGAASSAEIAGQFLAAAQDMGARLIRNIRVTGIRMQAGRAVGVETTQGLIKADHVVIAAGTGTAAIAESIECHVPLVPRPAYILRTTPHAHLLQHILATPGGEIRQEPSGQFLLPVAVAHQADQSEVLAQDPVAAAEGALARLQTHFAGLDDLAWAEIIRAERPVPADDLPIVGSVADGVYVAVMHSGITLGPIMGELISKDIGGRLSNADQALLAPYRPDRF, encoded by the coding sequence ATGGTGCAAACACATATTGTTGTCGGGGCGGGCATCATCGGTGCCGCAACCGCATTTCAGCTTTGCAAGGCCGGGCAGCGCGTCATCGTGATCAGCGCGGGCCAGGCAGATGCGACCAGCGCGGCCTTTGGCTGGATCAATGCCAGCTTTTTCATCAATGAAGATCATCATGTCCTGCGTGTCGCAGGCCTTGCCGCATGGCGTCGGGCGATGTCGGATTTGCCGCTGAGCGTGGATTGGCAGGGCTGTCTTTGCTGGGATCTGCCTGATGCGCAGATGCATAAGACTTACGCGCGATTGCGGGCATTCAACTACCCCGTGGAATTGTACGACGCGGCCCAAATCGCGGCTCTTGTGCCCGCCTTGCGCAATGGGCCCGGACGGGCGTTGTTCTTTCCGCGCGAAGGGGCCGCATCGTCGGCCGAGATTGCAGGGCAGTTTCTGGCCGCCGCCCAGGACATGGGCGCAAGGCTGATCAGGAATATTCGCGTGACCGGCATCAGGATGCAGGCTGGCCGGGCGGTCGGGGTTGAAACCACGCAAGGGCTGATCAAGGCGGATCATGTTGTGATCGCTGCCGGAACCGGGACGGCTGCCATCGCTGAAAGTATCGAGTGCCACGTGCCGTTGGTGCCGCGCCCTGCCTATATTCTGCGCACGACCCCGCACGCGCATCTGTTACAGCACATTCTGGCGACCCCTGGTGGCGAGATCAGGCAAGAACCGTCAGGCCAGTTCCTGCTGCCGGTCGCCGTGGCGCATCAGGCCGATCAATCAGAGGTCCTCGCGCAAGACCCGGTCGCGGCGGCAGAGGGGGCCTTGGCCCGGCTGCAAACCCATTTCGCGGGGTTGGACGATCTGGCATGGGCTGAGATCATCCGCGCCGAACGCCCTGTCCCTGCCGATGATTTGCCAATCGTCGGAAGCGTTGCCGATGGCGTATACGTGGCGGTCATGCATTCCGGGATCACGCTGGGACCGATCATGGGCGAGTTGATTTCAAAAGATATCGGCGGGCGTCTGAGCAATGCAGATCAGGCCTTGTTGGCCCCTTATCGTCCGGATCGGTTCTGA
- a CDS encoding TerB family tellurite resistance protein, producing MFGDLLKRLTAHEPVTLPDADARLALGALLVRIARTDGDYAKVEIERIDRALMLRYDLTSSEAASLRAECEALEDEAPDTVRFTRAIKDAVEHADRLALVEAMWSIVMADGKRDDEEDSLMRMVVSLLGVTDQESHTARLRVTE from the coding sequence ATGTTTGGAGATCTTCTAAAGCGGCTGACCGCACATGAACCTGTTACGCTGCCCGACGCGGATGCTCGGCTGGCCCTTGGTGCCCTTCTTGTTCGGATTGCCCGGACCGATGGTGACTACGCAAAAGTCGAGATAGAGCGCATCGACCGTGCCCTGATGTTGCGCTATGATCTGACGTCATCCGAGGCCGCATCATTGCGTGCCGAATGCGAGGCGCTGGAGGATGAGGCCCCCGACACCGTCCGCTTTACCCGTGCCATCAAGGACGCGGTTGAACATGCCGACAGGCTCGCCCTGGTCGAGGCGATGTGGTCGATTGTTATGGCAGATGGCAAACGCGATGATGAGGAAGACAGCCTGATGCGCATGGTCGTGTCCCTTTTGGGCGTCACCGATCAGGAAAGCCACACAGCCCGGTTGCGTGTCACCGAATGA
- a CDS encoding 23S rRNA (adenine(2030)-N(6))-methyltransferase RlmJ — translation MLSYQHGFHAGNLADVHKHSLLAWALNYMVQKDKPLSYIETHAGRGLYDLQDTQAQKTGEAATGIDIAADWFSGDHPYRAVLTRVRDANGPSAYPGSPVVAAEILRPMDNIHLSELHPKEYAALQDNMRPYGGVIRQRDGWEMAMSTCPPDPRRGLMLIDPSFEVKADYETIPKTIAKLHRKWPVGVIMLWYPILTDGPHRQMTSALRALLADGFKHEVTFPPARPGHRMIGSGLFVLNPPYGLTEEAASVARLFQDRIKTPM, via the coding sequence ATGCTTTCTTATCAGCATGGATTTCACGCCGGCAATCTGGCCGATGTACACAAGCACAGCCTGCTGGCATGGGCGCTTAACTACATGGTGCAGAAAGATAAACCGCTGAGCTATATCGAGACCCACGCAGGCCGCGGGCTGTACGACTTGCAAGATACGCAGGCCCAAAAGACCGGCGAGGCCGCCACTGGCATTGATATTGCCGCCGATTGGTTTTCGGGCGATCACCCCTATCGGGCTGTGCTGACGCGCGTGCGCGATGCAAACGGGCCCAGCGCCTACCCCGGATCGCCGGTTGTCGCCGCCGAGATCCTGCGCCCGATGGACAACATCCATCTGTCGGAGCTGCACCCGAAGGAATATGCCGCCCTGCAGGACAATATGCGGCCATATGGCGGTGTCATCCGGCAGCGCGACGGGTGGGAAATGGCCATGTCAACCTGTCCGCCAGACCCCCGCCGGGGATTGATGCTGATTGATCCATCATTTGAGGTAAAGGCCGATTACGAAACCATCCCCAAGACCATCGCCAAGCTGCACCGGAAATGGCCCGTGGGGGTGATCATGCTGTGGTATCCGATCCTTACCGACGGGCCGCATCGCCAGATGACCAGCGCGTTGCGCGCCCTTCTTGCGGACGGTTTCAAACACGAGGTCACATTTCCCCCTGCCCGCCCGGGACATCGCATGATTGGGTCCGGTCTGTTTGTCCTCAATCCGCCCTATGGTCTGACAGAAGAGGCCGCATCTGTTGCCCGGCTCTTTCAAGATCGGATCAAGACGCCTATGTAG
- the mobC gene encoding plasmid mobilization relaxosome protein MobC, whose translation MSTNDPTEEQTARRPMSYGCADDTGPCEGRQASHSNPTGAGKAPAKKPLTETFVFRCTASEKADLRAKAEAAGLPASTLLREALGLTEARRRKPVPRVDPALVLAVGRIGGNLNQIARWLNHAMKVGRTDLDALTVARRLVVIERQLAALLDEARRC comes from the coding sequence ATGAGCACCAATGATCCGACCGAAGAGCAAACAGCAAGGCGACCCATGTCATACGGCTGCGCCGATGACACGGGACCTTGCGAGGGGCGGCAAGCCTCCCATTCGAACCCCACCGGCGCGGGCAAAGCCCCCGCCAAAAAGCCGCTGACCGAGACCTTCGTCTTCCGCTGTACCGCGTCCGAGAAGGCCGATCTGCGCGCGAAGGCCGAGGCCGCTGGCCTGCCTGCCTCGACATTGCTACGCGAGGCGCTTGGCCTCACCGAAGCCCGCCGCCGCAAGCCCGTCCCCCGCGTCGATCCGGCGCTTGTGTTGGCGGTCGGGCGCATCGGCGGCAACCTCAACCAGATCGCCCGCTGGCTGAACCACGCCATGAAGGTCGGACGCACCGACCTCGACGCGCTGACAGTCGCCCGCCGCCTTGTGGTGATCGAACGCCAGCTCGCCGCGCTCCTTGATGAGGCGCGGCGGTGCTGA